A window of the Lagenorhynchus albirostris chromosome 1, mLagAlb1.1, whole genome shotgun sequence genome harbors these coding sequences:
- the GRAMD2A gene encoding LOW QUALITY PROTEIN: GRAM domain-containing protein 2A (The sequence of the model RefSeq protein was modified relative to this genomic sequence to represent the inferred CDS: inserted 2 bases in 1 codon): MTALSPGEAAKAGSIQQMHGKTASLKSTEKLGRVQRLRGSSLHWPEGLKGEDIKKCGREGTLLRKYNQQYHKLFKDIPLEEVVLKVCSCALQRDLLLQGRLFISPNWLCFHASLFGKDIKVVIPVVSVQMIKKHKMARLLPNGLAITTNTSQKYVFVSLLSRDSVYDMLRRVCTHLQPSSKKSLSARESLEEPECESLEVLIPEMKWRKVCPASRSLSLPDNIPCIPRASTDDFFPSRKPPGSGEFSVLVHGNCLQRPGFPASHFCKKRSSQPAGLLRAVSFFLQIHKGKPRAQAAPENTGGGVGWGPAFCPGRCLXCRPVAENADYEEKRLEDEPKSNGEQRLWDHGLLKVFLVLICFLVMSSSYLAFRISRLEQQLCSLNWGGSVPGHR, encoded by the exons ATGACTGCTCTGAGCCCGGGCGAGGCCGCCAAGGCGGGCAG TATTCAACAGATGCACGGAAAGACGGCTTCTTTGAAGAGCACGGAGAAACTAGGCAGGGTCCAGAGACTCCGAGGCTCCAG TCTGCACTGGCCAGAAGGCTTGAAGGGTGAGGACATAAAGAAGTGCGGCCGAGAAGGG ACGCTACTGAGAAAATACAACCAGCAATATCACAAGCTGTTTAAGGACATCCCCTTGGAGGAGGTGGTTCTCAAAG TGTGCTCCTGCGCCCTCCAGAGGGACCTCCTTCTCCAGGGCCGGCTCTTCATCTCCCCCAACTGGCTCTGCTTCCATGCCAGCCTCTTTGGCAAGGATATCAAG GTGGTCATTCCCGTGGTGTCTGTGCAAATGATCAAAAAACACAAGATGGCGCGGCTCCTTCCCAATGGCCTGgccatcaccaccaacaccagCCAGAAG TATGTCTTTGTGTCACTGCTCTCCCGGGACAGTGTATATGACATGCTGAGGAGGGTCTGCACCCACCTACAG ccTTCCAGCAAGAAGAGTCTGAGTGCAAGAGAATCTCTAGAGGAACCTGAGTGCGAGTCTCTG GAAGTCCTCATCCCTGAGATGAAGTGGAGAAAAGTGTGCCCTGCCTCCAGGTCCCTGTCCCTCCCAGACAACATCCCTTGTATCCCTCGGGCATCCACGGATGACTTcttcccctccaggaagcctccggGGTCTGGTGAGTTCAGCGTGCTTGTCCATGGCAACTGCTTGCAAAGACCAGGCTTTCCCGCCTCCCACTTCTGCAAAAAGAGGTCATCACAGCCAGCAGGGCTTCTGagagctgtttctttctttctccaaatcCATAAGGGAAAGCCAAGAGCCCAAGCGGCTCCAGAGAACACGGGCGGGGGAGTGGGCTGGGGTCCTGCCTTCTGCCCAGGAAGATGCCT ATGCCGTCCTGTTGCAGAGAACGCTGACTATGAGGAGAAGAGGCTGGAGGACGAGCCCAAGAGCAAcggggagcagaggctctgggatCACGGGCTCCTGAAGGTCTTCCTCGTGCT